A genomic stretch from Fusobacterium simiae includes:
- a CDS encoding DEAD/DEAH box helicase, with protein sequence MIDVKFYMLVEGGDNLYLALYDSEKNLISNYSNLNQNLINNYIENLENEKEFFISWEEEKSSDYLKLDKTLISYLLGNENFVNTNFETIRKKEIENLPLLIRDNKEIEDRLDIYIEINDNLLSKNNIVENYVYSQGIFYKIDIDENSQFPLIDIFQKIDKYELESYCTLILKNYKNVDLKYEDYETVISEEKTAIPQIIIEKISFDNSLYIKINSIISTMDYEFFVKNKIDTVLTVNELEKKLEISKINLENLSSDMFEIVKVLTKLQKSIGLKSSYYIDNENFIILNEELAKEFVKKELLQLTGKYSIIGTDRLRKYNIKAVKPKISGRFSYNLDYFEGEVEIDIEGEKFSIQQLLNNYRKDEYIVLSDGTNALINREYIEKLQRVFKDEDGNKVKVSFFDMPIVQDMIDEKSFENDFMGSKDFFEGINKLSEENIEYPKLNATLRDYQKYGYKWLKYLTDNNLGACLADDMGLGKTLQAIALISKVHEEKKKKSMVIMPKSLIYNWENEIKKFSPKLKIGIYYGINRDFTSLKKADVILTTYGTIRNDIVNLLEQKFDLLVLDESQNIKNINSQTTKAVLLLNAKKRIALSGTPIENNLLELYSLFRFLNPEMFGSVQRFTNSYIVPIQKYSDTSTIEELRKKIYPFLLRRVKKEVLADLPDKIEKLVYVDMNDEHRRFYEERRKYYYSLLEKNTSSQGNFDKFFVLQAINELRHIVSSPELESNRIISSKKEVLIENVVEAIENNHKVLVFVNYLSSIESICDSLKENKIKFLKMTGQTKDRQTLVDKFQNDSRYKVFVMTLKTGGVGLNLVSADTIFIYDPWWNTTVENQAIDRAYRLGQDKTVFAYKMIMRNTIEEKILKLQEIKNKLLDDLISEDNLSTKNLSKNDIEFILGN encoded by the coding sequence ACTTTGTAAATACTAATTTTGAAACAATAAGAAAAAAAGAGATTGAAAATCTACCTCTTTTAATAAGAGATAATAAAGAAATAGAAGATAGACTAGATATTTATATTGAAATTAATGACAATCTTTTATCAAAAAATAATATAGTTGAAAATTATGTTTATTCACAAGGAATATTCTATAAGATAGATATAGATGAAAATTCACAATTTCCTTTAATAGATATATTTCAAAAAATAGATAAGTATGAGCTTGAAAGCTATTGTACTTTGATTTTAAAGAATTATAAGAATGTAGACTTAAAATATGAAGATTATGAAACTGTTATAAGTGAAGAAAAAACAGCAATCCCACAGATAATAATAGAAAAGATATCTTTTGATAATAGTCTTTATATAAAAATTAATTCTATTATATCTACAATGGACTATGAATTTTTTGTAAAAAATAAAATAGATACTGTACTTACTGTAAATGAGCTAGAAAAGAAATTGGAAATTTCTAAAATAAATTTAGAAAATTTAAGTTCAGATATGTTTGAAATAGTTAAAGTTTTAACTAAATTACAAAAGAGTATAGGTCTAAAATCTTCATACTATATAGATAATGAAAATTTTATTATTTTAAATGAAGAATTAGCCAAAGAATTTGTAAAAAAAGAATTATTACAGTTAACAGGTAAATATAGTATCATAGGTACAGATAGATTAAGAAAATATAATATAAAAGCTGTTAAACCTAAGATAAGTGGAAGATTTAGTTATAATCTTGATTATTTTGAAGGTGAGGTAGAAATTGACATAGAAGGAGAGAAATTTTCTATTCAACAACTTTTAAATAATTATAGAAAAGATGAATATATTGTATTAAGTGATGGTACTAATGCTTTAATAAATAGAGAATATATAGAAAAATTACAAAGAGTATTCAAAGATGAAGATGGAAATAAAGTAAAAGTTTCATTCTTTGATATGCCAATAGTACAAGATATGATAGACGAAAAATCTTTTGAAAATGATTTTATGGGAAGTAAAGATTTCTTTGAAGGAATAAATAAATTATCAGAAGAAAATATTGAATATCCTAAACTGAATGCAACTTTAAGAGATTATCAAAAATATGGATATAAGTGGCTGAAATACTTAACAGATAATAATTTAGGAGCCTGTTTAGCTGATGATATGGGGTTGGGAAAAACATTACAAGCCATAGCATTAATTAGTAAAGTTCACGAAGAAAAAAAGAAAAAATCTATGGTTATAATGCCTAAAAGTTTGATATATAACTGGGAAAATGAAATTAAGAAGTTTTCACCTAAATTAAAAATTGGGATATACTATGGTATAAATAGAGATTTTACTTCATTAAAAAAAGCTGATGTAATTTTAACAACTTATGGGACTATACGAAATGATATTGTGAATCTTTTGGAACAAAAATTTGATTTACTTGTCTTAGATGAATCTCAAAATATTAAAAATATTAATTCACAGACAACAAAGGCAGTGTTACTTTTAAACGCTAAAAAAAGAATAGCATTAAGTGGAACTCCTATTGAAAATAATCTATTGGAATTATATTCACTGTTTAGATTTTTAAATCCAGAAATGTTTGGCTCTGTGCAAAGATTTACTAATAGCTATATAGTACCTATACAAAAGTATTCTGATACTTCAACTATTGAAGAATTAAGAAAAAAAATCTATCCATTTTTACTAAGAAGAGTAAAAAAAGAGGTATTAGCAGATTTACCAGATAAGATAGAAAAATTAGTTTATGTTGATATGAATGATGAACATAGAAGATTTTATGAAGAAAGAAGAAAATATTATTATTCATTACTTGAGAAAAACACTTCAAGTCAAGGGAATTTTGATAAGTTTTTTGTGTTACAAGCTATAAATGAATTAAGACATATAGTGAGTTCACCTGAGTTAGAAAGCAATAGAATTATTTCAAGTAAAAAAGAGGTTTTAATTGAAAATGTGGTAGAAGCCATTGAAAATAATCATAAAGTATTGGTATTTGTAAATTACCTATCTTCAATAGAAAGTATTTGTGATTCATTGAAAGAGAATAAGATAAAATTTTTAAAGATGACAGGTCAAACTAAGGATAGACAAACTTTGGTGGATAAATTTCAAAATGATAGCAGATATAAGGTATTTGTAATGACCTTAAAAACAGGTGGAGTAGGATTAAACTTGGTATCGGCTGATACAATATTTATCTATGACCCTTGGTGGAATACAACAGTTGAAAATCAAGCTATTGATAGAGCATATAGATTGGGGCAAGATAAAACTGTTTTTGCATATAAGATGATTATGAGAAATACAATAGAAGAAAAAATATTAAAATTACAAGAAATTAAAAATAAATTACTAGATGATTTAATATCAGAAGATAACTTATCTACAAAAAATTTATCTAAGAATGATATAGAATTTATTTTGGGAAATTAG